In Deinococcus seoulensis, the following are encoded in one genomic region:
- a CDS encoding winged helix-turn-helix domain-containing protein has protein sequence MNHSVRQEEPTASPASVTPTPPVPAPPGIPAGAGAAETGSLTAREQAVFDLLRVNPGRLYTRAEILERVWGLEFSGDERVVDAYVNRIRRKLEGAGGDAPLIETVRGAGYRCAPGVGGGRRAWPHLSQLPVEAQELLSLVSAYGSEASPGAILQVLLDNMGRVPNLSRAALLNVTPPVPEVLAAAGTVDGRDGPTLHVPLPAQPGVTVAFTGLPGAEWDAGTRAYLRGAARLVGGSLLRALDLQAERRAYQRLREQVQVLEDRALRSRQDSAALLSLTHLLEGARGVPDILNVSLPVLAELAGTDACAAWFPHAGGPPGVAVHRTGLPLGMPDPDRFTPDVPGPDTPGVLSVEIGEQTLRLLPFSVTDAPAPPVTGQEASALLPAAARCVALALSQATLLRALERSALTDEYTGLGNRQAFLADLHAEVAFAARHGARFAVTLVDLGNIRYLNATAGYAGGNDLISRLARTLRAVTRAEDRAYRLNGATFALLLRFPSQEAAPEAAGDPAVRGWQERLGGALSHLRRGAPVPLDLHTSLVVCPEDAAGTSDLFRLALDRLSPAQWPEQPPEQPRGPTPATVRPPLNPGLNDGDGE, from the coding sequence ATGAACCACTCGGTCCGGCAGGAGGAGCCGACAGCAAGCCCCGCGTCGGTCACGCCCACGCCGCCCGTGCCCGCGCCGCCCGGCATTCCGGCGGGCGCGGGGGCCGCCGAGACCGGTTCGTTGACGGCGCGTGAGCAGGCGGTATTTGACCTGCTGCGCGTCAATCCGGGTCGCCTGTACACCCGCGCGGAAATCCTGGAGCGGGTGTGGGGCCTGGAGTTCAGCGGTGACGAGCGGGTGGTCGATGCGTACGTGAATCGCATCCGCCGCAAGCTGGAGGGCGCGGGAGGTGACGCGCCGCTCATCGAGACGGTGCGCGGCGCCGGGTACCGCTGCGCGCCCGGTGTGGGCGGTGGCCGCCGGGCGTGGCCGCACCTGTCGCAGTTGCCGGTCGAGGCGCAGGAACTCCTGTCACTCGTCAGTGCGTACGGCTCGGAGGCCAGTCCGGGCGCGATCTTGCAGGTCCTGCTGGACAACATGGGCCGCGTGCCGAACCTGAGCCGCGCGGCGCTGCTGAACGTCACGCCGCCCGTGCCGGAGGTGCTGGCCGCCGCCGGGACCGTGGACGGCCGGGACGGCCCCACGTTGCACGTGCCGCTGCCTGCCCAGCCGGGCGTGACGGTGGCGTTCACGGGGCTGCCCGGCGCCGAGTGGGATGCCGGAACGCGGGCGTACCTGCGGGGTGCGGCGCGCCTGGTGGGCGGTTCGCTGCTGCGGGCGCTGGACCTGCAGGCGGAACGGCGGGCGTATCAGCGCCTGCGGGAGCAGGTGCAGGTGCTGGAGGACCGGGCGCTGCGGTCCAGGCAGGACAGCGCGGCCCTGCTGTCTCTGACGCACCTGCTGGAAGGGGCGCGCGGCGTGCCGGACATCCTGAACGTGAGCCTGCCGGTCCTGGCGGAACTGGCAGGCACGGACGCCTGCGCCGCGTGGTTCCCGCATGCTGGCGGGCCGCCCGGTGTGGCCGTGCACCGCACGGGCCTGCCGCTGGGCATGCCCGACCCCGACCGGTTCACCCCTGACGTGCCCGGTCCCGATACACCTGGCGTGCTGAGCGTCGAGATCGGTGAGCAGACGCTGCGGCTGCTGCCGTTCTCGGTCACGGACGCGCCCGCACCTCCGGTCACGGGGCAGGAGGCCAGCGCGCTGCTGCCGGCCGCGGCGCGCTGCGTGGCCCTGGCCCTGTCTCAGGCGACGCTGCTGCGCGCCCTGGAACGCTCGGCCCTGACGGACGAGTACACCGGCCTCGGGAACCGTCAGGCGTTCCTGGCGGACCTGCACGCCGAGGTGGCGTTCGCGGCGCGGCACGGCGCGCGGTTCGCGGTGACGCTGGTGGACCTGGGGAACATCCGGTACCTGAACGCCACGGCCGGGTACGCCGGCGGGAACGACCTGATCTCGCGGCTGGCGCGGACCCTGCGGGCCGTGACGCGCGCCGAGGACCGCGCCTACCGCCTGAACGGCGCGACGTTCGCGTTGCTGCTGCGCTTCCCGTCGCAGGAGGCGGCGCCGGAAGCGGCGGGCGACCCGGCCGTCCGTGGCTGGCAGGAGCGGCTGGGCGGGGCGCTGTCGCACCTGCGGCGGGGCGCGCCCGTGCCGCTGGACCTGCATACCTCGCTGGTGGTGTGTCCGGAGGACGCTGCGGGTACCTCCGACCTGTTCCGGCTGGCGCTGGACCGCCTGAGTCCCGCCCAGTGGCCGGAGCAGCCGCCAGAGCAGCCGCGCGGGCCGACCCCCGCGACGGTCCGGCCGCCCCTGAACCCTGGTCTGAACGACGGGGACGGTGAATGA
- a CDS encoding hydrolase, whose product MIRAFDPADPHAAPLVGGGPYRVVRRVLAGVPCLLELPPEGQPVTALCVVYHGAWAAKEGKLGVYAALAAGRAGVDGAGVDGAGVGGAAVLLPDAALHGERQGDTPPDLNAREYVWESVRRTVAEAPALLEALHTQAGADLGLDFGSAFRSVPLWLVGSSMGGYVAQTLRHTLPDAGFPVARTAALITSGVWNEPQVRVPALRAFLDTYRPVTHMAELPVTPLLLASGEADPTFPLAAHHAPTAAAYRAAFAQAGADAGLVERTFAGVGHYTSVQMRDAVLDFLEPGRPPA is encoded by the coding sequence GTGATCCGCGCGTTCGATCCGGCCGACCCGCACGCGGCCCCGCTGGTGGGCGGTGGGCCGTACCGGGTGGTGCGCCGGGTGCTGGCGGGCGTGCCGTGCCTGCTGGAACTGCCGCCCGAGGGGCAACCGGTCACGGCGCTGTGCGTGGTGTACCACGGGGCCTGGGCGGCCAAGGAGGGCAAGCTGGGCGTGTACGCGGCCCTGGCGGCGGGCCGTGCGGGTGTGGACGGTGCGGGTGTGGACGGTGCGGGGGTGGGCGGCGCGGCGGTGCTGCTGCCGGACGCGGCGCTGCACGGCGAGCGGCAGGGCGACACCCCCCCGGACCTGAATGCCCGCGAGTACGTGTGGGAGAGCGTGCGCCGCACGGTGGCCGAGGCTCCGGCGCTGCTGGAGGCGCTGCACACCCAGGCGGGCGCGGACCTCGGGCTGGACTTCGGGTCAGCATTCCGGAGTGTGCCGTTGTGGCTGGTGGGGTCCAGCATGGGCGGGTACGTGGCGCAGACGCTGCGGCACACCCTGCCGGACGCGGGCTTCCCGGTGGCGCGGACGGCGGCGCTGATCACGTCCGGCGTGTGGAATGAACCGCAGGTGCGCGTCCCGGCGCTGCGGGCCTTCCTCGACACCTACCGGCCGGTCACGCACATGGCGGAGTTGCCTGTCACGCCACTGCTGCTGGCCAGTGGCGAGGCGGACCCGACCTTCCCGCTGGCGGCGCATCACGCGCCCACGGCGGCGGCGTACCGGGCGGCGTTCGCGCAGGCGGGTGCAGATGCGGGTCTGGTCGAGCGCACCTTCGCGGGCGTCGGGCATTACACCAGCGTGCAGATGCGGGACGCCGTGCTGGACTTTCTGGAACCCGGTCGGCCGCCTGCCTGA
- a CDS encoding histidine phosphatase family protein, whose amino-acid sequence MTGRVEVKPGTLLLVRHARATGQEPHAPLTPDGEAAAQELASSLAGLGVTRIVSSPWVRAAATARPLADRLGLPVTTDQRLTERVLSGASRADWRERLRESFADDTLCLPGGESGAAARARIQAALADARDPAGVVAVVTHGNLLALALGLTFGDWATLRNPDVWAARPDGQAMRVEA is encoded by the coding sequence ATGACGGGCAGAGTTGAAGTGAAGCCGGGAACGCTGCTGCTGGTGCGGCACGCGCGGGCGACCGGGCAGGAACCGCACGCCCCGCTGACCCCGGACGGCGAGGCGGCGGCGCAGGAGTTGGCTTCTTCGCTGGCCGGGCTGGGTGTCACGCGGATCGTCAGCAGCCCCTGGGTGCGGGCGGCGGCGACGGCGCGTCCGCTGGCAGATCGGCTGGGCCTGCCCGTCACGACGGATCAGCGCCTGACCGAGCGGGTCCTGAGCGGCGCATCCCGCGCCGACTGGCGCGAGCGGCTGCGGGAGAGTTTCGCGGACGACACCCTGTGCCTGCCGGGCGGCGAGTCCGGCGCGGCGGCCCGCGCCCGCATTCAGGCGGCGCTGGCGGACGCGCGCGACCCGGCGGGCGTGGTGGCCGTGGTCACGCACGGGAACCTGCTGGCGCTGGCACTGGGCCTGACCTTCGGGGACTGGGCGACGCTGCGTAACCCGGACGTGTGGGCGGCACGTCCGGACGGTCAGGCCATGCGGGTGGAGGCGTGA
- a CDS encoding FAD-dependent oxidoreductase encodes MTGGTLPYRTLGREWDVIVAGGGTAGAVAGVAAARSGARVLVVEAQGSLGGTGTNAWVTPLMRNVSGGQNLNLGLTDEIKARLRARGDGAVDAHGNDNWFNPEGLKFVLDDLLADAGAEVLFHTQVVQPVMDGDRIGALVVHNKGGLQALRARVFIDATGDADVAAEAGVPFQAGDEDGVHQAMSLRFSLAGVDTGRLRDFLNGAGQPQDGPEFLHFWMVWGRRSSLEGLFRQAVADGVLLERDGDYFQAFSVPGRPGELSFNCPRIRADLNDGADPWQLSEAQLDGRAAVTRLTDFCRRFLPGCENAFVGVVAPMVGVRETRRIEGEYTLGVTDILDCARFEDSICRNHYPVDIHSVKGGARLLHEREGSAPYFAPDAYHEIPFRALVPRGVVNLLVPGRAASSTFEAQSAIRVQQNCHTMGEAAGIAAAWAARDHAGQVRAVDVQALRAEMRARGGNV; translated from the coding sequence GTGACCGGGGGCACCCTCCCCTACCGGACGCTGGGCCGCGAGTGGGACGTGATCGTGGCGGGGGGCGGGACGGCCGGGGCGGTCGCGGGGGTCGCGGCGGCCCGGTCGGGCGCGCGGGTGCTGGTCGTGGAGGCGCAGGGCAGTCTGGGCGGCACGGGCACGAACGCGTGGGTGACGCCGCTGATGCGGAACGTGTCGGGCGGGCAGAACCTGAACCTGGGCCTGACGGACGAGATCAAGGCCCGCCTGCGGGCGCGGGGGGACGGCGCGGTGGACGCGCACGGGAACGACAACTGGTTCAATCCGGAGGGCCTGAAGTTCGTGCTGGACGACCTGCTGGCCGACGCGGGGGCGGAGGTGCTGTTTCACACGCAGGTGGTGCAGCCCGTCATGGATGGGGACAGGATCGGGGCGCTGGTCGTACACAACAAGGGGGGCTTGCAGGCGCTGCGGGCGCGGGTGTTCATCGACGCGACCGGGGACGCGGACGTGGCGGCGGAGGCGGGCGTGCCGTTCCAGGCGGGTGATGAGGACGGGGTGCATCAGGCCATGAGTCTGCGGTTCTCGCTGGCGGGCGTGGATACGGGGCGGCTGCGTGACTTCCTGAACGGCGCGGGGCAACCGCAGGACGGGCCGGAGTTCCTGCATTTCTGGATGGTGTGGGGCCGCCGCAGTTCGCTGGAGGGCCTGTTCCGGCAGGCGGTGGCGGACGGGGTGCTGCTGGAGCGGGACGGGGATTACTTCCAGGCGTTCAGCGTGCCGGGGCGGCCCGGAGAGTTGAGTTTCAACTGCCCGCGTATCCGCGCGGACCTGAACGACGGCGCGGACCCCTGGCAGCTCAGCGAGGCGCAACTGGACGGGCGGGCGGCCGTGACGCGTCTGACGGACTTCTGCCGCCGGTTCCTGCCGGGCTGCGAGAACGCGTTCGTGGGGGTGGTCGCGCCGATGGTGGGTGTGCGCGAGACGCGGCGCATCGAGGGCGAGTACACGCTGGGCGTGACGGACATCCTGGACTGCGCGCGCTTCGAGGATTCCATCTGCCGGAATCACTACCCGGTGGACATCCACTCGGTGAAGGGGGGCGCGCGGCTGCTGCACGAGCGGGAGGGCAGCGCGCCGTACTTCGCGCCGGACGCGTACCACGAGATTCCGTTCCGGGCGCTGGTGCCGCGCGGCGTGGTGAACCTGCTGGTGCCGGGGCGCGCGGCGAGCAGTACCTTCGAGGCGCAGTCCGCGATTCGCGTGCAGCAGAACTGCCACACGATGGGCGAGGCGGCCGGGATCGCGGCGGCGTGGGCGGCGCGGGATCACGCGGGGCAGGTGCGGGCGGTGGACGTGCAGGCCCTGCGGGCCGAGATGCGCGCGCGGGGAGGGAACGTATGA